DNA sequence from the Trichocoleus desertorum ATA4-8-CV12 genome:
CCCGCTTTCTTAACCAAAGTCCTGAGATCGGAGAAGTAGGCGTGATTCGAGCTTTTCGAGCCTGGATTAGAGAACAAAGCAGATCTTTATAATCAACTATTTTTTCAAATCGCAGTACTGGTGATCAACCTAGACTCAAAAGTAGAGTGCCGACGACAATGAGAGCAATTGCCCCACCTTTTTGCAACAAACTTGCTCGACTAAGGTCTTCCTTAAATAGGTTTGGAAATTTAAGAGATAACAGGGCAGAAAAAAGTAAGACAAAAACTGCTTGAATCCCAGCAGAGGCAGTAACTAAGGAAACAGATTTTAATTTTATTGCATAGTTTAAGAACGCTAATCCAATAAGATCTAGCAAGCCATTTAGTAATATTAAACTTTTGATGCGTTTACTTACTGAAGCCAAAGCACTTATTAATTCAAGTCTATTTTTAGGAATCAGTAGAGCTGAGAAGGCAGTTAGAGCAGCTCCAAAACGGACTAAGGTAAATCCATCGTAGTAGGAAAGATGAAGATAGACAAATTTAATTAAAACATTGTAAATTCCAGCAATTAAGCTAGAAAGAAACATCAAATAGAATGCGGAACTAAGTTTGAACGTATCCTCGATCCGTTTAATAGATACTCCAAACCCTCCAACTACTAGGAGAATAAAGGCTATAGC
Encoded proteins:
- a CDS encoding EamA family transporter codes for the protein MTWLPFAITAYLVWAFSNLLSKVLISSYISNVIVYTVVIGASNVVPTFLIPFKGLIIPSFSLLFIAFLAGSLYVAVLVLYFKALSLEEPSRVIPLWRFTPIFTLLFSGNLIDENLNGYQAIAFILLVVGGFGVSIKRIEDTFKLSSAFYLMFLSSLIAGIYNVLIKFVYLHLSYYDGFTLVRFGAALTAFSALLIPKNRLELISALASVSKRIKSLILLNGLLDLIGLAFLNYAIKLKSVSLVTASAGIQAVFVLLFSALLSLKFPNLFKEDLSRASLLQKGGAIALIVVGTLLLSLG